The Plasmodium brasilianum strain Bolivian I chromosome 14, whole genome shotgun sequence genome contains a region encoding:
- a CDS encoding hypothetical protein (conserved Plasmodium protein) yields MNTSNSKNEKNLLIYDKSSKIGCIYFIGISSNLYRGKIILKKNSISDKIVRYTNLNDNLLLIKNGNFNFKQTAILIKGITIFLHRQLEVLLTDFYSMYKRCLFNSLNANNELKGILKKYKTNKKFKIKKNIMYLQDAANRSSNNDILMNNTSNYLNKNKNIANINDIMLKESNEMYINDYNFGNDDIHNDQNVIYQDMLTNSSSFECSKFNNFYTINNGMYNLNTIGTKGETKTQRDTNNILLKLNLQDEKKSKHIEKNNYSNVSLFVSKNLDRKNFSLSIMNNSLFINGDAINSKIEKNMENIYDQNKKNKNKRNFAQIDEEILLRDDTWKNIKINKKKKVLSFFDDHLENINNFFHFLNNSIQGKNSVNNNNYIPIFNFHEPTKNYFSLDAREELYNIFDKKLIENEKCNMQTDNTKLLQTKSTLSSLNEKTRKGMNDLNMEKLRGKFNDDYFMNIELEHNQDKRKYPRKSANYFMNNEDLVDYNFDRISDSHDISSEQQKLNHREPRCNNIGRTDIGNNNNNNNNNNNNNSSSGSGSGSGSGSNMYFQYNYACNTFSDTFKETLSVPSSKLVKRRSFTSSQYKQNEELIRLKDYINKLSEKNPNALEIDRIFPINKTSDKSISIIFYNLLVLASNDEIDLYQKFPSDKILIQVR; encoded by the coding sequence ATGAATACGTCTAATtcgaaaaacgaaaaaaatcTCTTAATTTATGATAAATCAAGTAAAATAggatgtatatattttataggtATTAGCAGCAATCTGTATAGAGGgaaaataattctaaaaaaaaatagcattaGTGATAAAATAGTGAGATATACCAATTTAAATGATAACTTGTtgctaataaaaaatggaaattttaACTTCAAACAGACGGCTATATTAATCAAAGGAATAACTATATTTCTACATAGACAATTAGAAGTGCTGCTAACCGATTTTTATTCTATGTACAAGAGATGTTTATTTAATAGCTTAAATGCAAATAACGAATTAAAaggaattttaaaaaaatataaaacgaataaaaaatttaaaataaaaaaaaatattatgtatttacaaGATGCTGCAAATAGaagtagtaataatgatatattaatgaacaaCACGtctaattatttaaataaaaacaaaaacattgcaaatataaatgatataatgtTAAAAGAAAGTAATGAAATGTATATCAACGATTATAATTTTGGAAATGATGATATTCATAATGAtcaaaatgttatatatcaAGATATGCTAACCAATTCATCTTCTTTTGAGTGttcaaaatttaataacTTTTATACGATTAATAACGGgatgtataatttaaataccATAGGAACTAAAGGTGAAACAAAAACACAAAGAGATacgaataatatattattaaaacttAATTTGcaggatgaaaaaaaaagtaaacatatagaaaaaaataactatTCAAATGTTAGTTTATTTGTAAGTAAAAATTTAGATAGAAAGAACTTTTCTTTGAGTATAATGAATAACagcttatttataaatggtGATGCTATAAATagcaaaatagaaaaaaatatggaaaatatatatgatcaaaataaaaaaaataagaataaaagaaattttgcACAAATTGATGAAGAAATACTCTTACGTGATGACACATggaagaatataaaaataaacaaaaaaaaaaaggtactaTCCTTTTTTGATGACCAtttggaaaatattaataacttctttcattttttaaataacagtATTCAGGGGAAAAACTcagtaaataataataattatataccaattttcaattttcatGAACCCACAAAGAATTACTTTTCTTTGGATGCTAGAGAAGaattatacaatatatttgataaaaagttaatagaaaatgaaaagtgtAATATGCAGACCGATAACACCAAGCTACTTCAAACTAAATCAACATTATCTTCtctaaatgaaaaaacgaGAAAAGGAATGAATGATCTAAATATGGAAAAGTTAAGAGGAAAGTTTAATGATGATTATTTCATGAACATAGAATTAGAACATAACCAAGATAAGAGAAAATATCCAAGAAAATCAgctaattattttatgaacaatGAAGACCTTGTTGATTACAATTTTGATAGGATAAGTGATTCACACGACATCAGTTCTGAACAGCAGAAGTTAAATCATAGAGAGCCTCGTTGCAACAACATAGGCAGAACAGATAtaggtaataataataataataataacaataataataacaataacagtagtagtggtagtggtagtggtagtggtagtggtagtaatatgtattttcaatataactATGCCTGTAACACATTTAGCGACACTTTTAAAGAAACTCTAAGTGTCCCTTCGAGTAAATTAGTTAAAAGAAGATCTTTTACTTCATCacaatataaacaaaatgaagaattaatAAGATTAAAagattacataaataaattaagcgAAAAAAACCCTAATGCTTTAGAAATTGATCGAATATTCCCTATAAACAAAACATCAGACAAAAGTATTTCAATAATATTCTATAATTTGCTTGTTCTAGCATCAAATGACGAAATAGatttatatcaaaaattCCCTAGTGATAAAATTCTCATACAAGTACGATGA
- a CDS encoding protein kinase domain-containing protein yields the protein MKFTSFIKRLFIFNAVIFILNKYIKKKNCDFSFFIHSLKIKSIKNTNINNEEGKTSETSRRNTSGHDETTFFSVDHEDHNVAGSDEESSYIYSSDIDSSDIERSDIDSSDIDSSDIDSSDVDSSDVDSRNDDSADNDNAYDNSAYDNSSTSYNEKITKTRKLKLVYVKSFYNDNQKELYEAKFQFYNNKIIYVATFAVIRNSLKDNINQTEKWFNAHMKVLQKNNYNITVRCDEGVEKYYGTISFNTDELQQFKILRKSLKNKLNLTYDNFFNNLKSFYSSKKKYLEYINFKFINPYVSNTFNIKKNYSEISKQKASDEFLKNLISFDKIKYVSQRMERGYSVLCDLEKNFKKVEDRFIMYNLLRDNIIESEESQEVIIFETEDKDIFTYDSIYSRDIQIMSNNFEMEILMNENGIVNENDIYFYLNKYNPVHLELQNKGIIKYAFIYTWLSKYFTNSNKYKNFYPHFYLAKYRNNSEVGIHNINFYSPQHYSFIEKNDKRYNNSTNENKNSTWSKFYNVHEKQSKLKEKNKSKYNKASDHYFGSHISNETLCKYNMACRKIKDEGNVIYTKNSSALSFVELKAKSKSDDKNMGESYRKVAPGSANSEQQGGGGSNSNANVNDTNKNSDITESGVNDSNNDRINNSNVNTSSNSTVNTIREERDKNEHIINETRKTDIFKDKYDINIDLTKESKERDIKRHNSPVNNTKVQSTSNIKGIQKNENKDKDNTENETNNSNSNSSYISGVLGYMKKVKDIFSNDTKSIPLSTSAMITADSVANVMANVLASSKLLQDRNTEKNSTFDKDSSNKKNVSDKELTNKGKLSVKEKSLSNENPSLAEKISQEQVKLEQEKKENEQTITDQIAPSIQKIYDEKASSEKISATDKELENEQNDVFEEKERIDKPYSTDIEYPLDQIKKESEEESNTNEQPLSEENVKSDEQSQTHEYFNDDDIISLEKKLFPDKSFEYEDESLNDQKSEPYGTNNYNENSLHQQVHNYGQDYPQDVTSLLKGSKQSARKFFGLSNYNINKYMNQHNINENLNDKFFEKQDDLTIYQNILDKHPNRMIVGLLEKEAEDMFILNWLYGNDILCVIRSSDYNELFYNMINRDYLKILNVFKLRNDNQMSVISKDSKGILINANFHPHYSALKFFFNDKYNNNVFEEELKSYLLLVHYLLNSNISPCKNYKNVKYFYNEDTFNISNLHFINNKLFLLVSECALEILHWNIPTGIIRKNENYTNTSIFSRVIKYVSKNIHHFGFKLRILNEEDAVHFVMNNRDIMDNDYDVKYDFFLKVASKLYYLQSLGLIHRNIKADNYFVQKKQAHSKYIDILLGDFNYIIEESSYGTFRGSSIYSSPEKLDSYFNRTIYNLKSDVFSLGLSLSTIFLKRNFFFKNIERKLKFPVGKYTVSILKRNPMVLLWIKAVNPFIKKRFNIFKYRSYLKVSVHELEKRLSKKYIYEWFEGKCESIGYKEESYLQSLFMKTHDRTMNRWSSDIISSKGEDQNNFDTCFFKYTMNASAEKTSFSNSSEGSHNFYDNLKKDDDKGKTMSKFLYQFPTYERKINTISVKHESTDEDFYRRTKDTTAESVDKSDKLDKTENEYDFTNASNINLKNYSRRKKKKKIPKAYISEESNVNKIPYGDKLENTIDYSSLDEYNMKKYMYACYTFKNGIVGTIMKIFSIEFEAYRPEIFDIYLLLKKELTYLEDKDDNIKNTLSILRNISEPDINTILRERLFDRYYNIKKNIILKALLFYGYFSIYEHLSYEFKLYELENFPLKEMNNDTFETIINRCMERVNFSEFSNLLLVQHIYNNYQKEKIYSNIYINLYTVEDSIYNIDTDKITSFISNNNKNRFIDIDFKGKYNFLLYMRKEAMESRAYHTNLNELKTPPLNVDYRSIRLATNEYNIPFINSFIIRIDNFAIKDIDINLAVLLNNIFWSLKGKCKCINYTHIQEEFEKNDLLSEDKIRITQIDLHKPIGTVLKELINEESELSVNENKQFNVLSFKPMNIQLDIVLRNSLHLIDRKTVISCARKLNKKAEIYIPSISSIRKNETVKIKIDLGSSKFFYLSFNISLLRSQEILVKDIVYFLYRNYKSELDRTIAYSSIRRNKNRSKFNCLLMNEYNTFFYNNLTGNLIKETSFNKVISLLYNIELMEPNYVIKASMNYYNNRGRDNGLLRLVTIHNVIYEKRGVDSNEAEYFLELSNGVYSEESNQNIDSDKLKLSKQDCLRVRKEKNMIRVNDEESSYHYGTVECLHFLNKKVIPFFNDYNTTNVFDQIVIPSSFIFINKDKKGKNGNFIHSTKTVNFNIVSNIMNLQKYQKEMYTSSDFLYSILQWFLLDKPYDKNDRCNFITHKSNTSIYDMVLSITTAKETKHILYKNNEDVIKFLFYIILKDHDINQYTSEFIMSAIKMHNLKISFVLKNESNYIFPDIQNLDSQFNESSNVRVINCLKQLNGKNVTLLGDGFDEELYIPLSVNFLNKNIIYRISKDTFNKMIYNFTSHEITMKYSKELFKCILSPLTEIEIKFRYLFLSDLSYYVDIPNKLKKNNKSFLVTMNPTFYENLNEKCNFHGNNCSSAVEEIISYINSTFMEPVFVVKNVINYFLRKKIRGVLRKAKYRIFS from the exons ATGAAATTTACTTCTTTTATAAAGagacttttcatttttaatgctgttatctttattttaaacaaatatataaaaaaaaaaaactgtgatttttctttctttatacattctttaaaaattaaaagtattaaaaatacaaatattaataatgagGAGGGGAAAACAAGTGAGACAAGTAGAAGGAATACATCTGGGCACGATGAAACAACCTTTTTTTCTGTAGACCATGAGGATCATAATGTCGCAGGTAGTGATGAAGAGAGtagttatatttatagtaGTGATATTGATAGTAGTGATATTGAGAGAAGTGATATTGATAGTAGTGATATTGATAGTAGTGATATTGATAGTAGTGATGTTGATAGTAGTGATGTTGATAGTCGTAATGATGATAGTGctgataatgataatgctTATGATAATAGTGCATATGATAATAGTAGTACTagttataatgaaaaaataacgaaaacga gaaaattaaaattagtgTATGTTAAATCGTTTTATAATGATAATCAGAAAGAGTTATATGAAGCaaaatttcaattttataataacaagATAATTTATGTAGCAACTTTTGCTGTTATAAGGAATTCTCTAAAAGACAATATTAATCAAACAGAAAAATGGTTCAATGCACACATGAAAGtgctacaaaaaaataattataacattaCAGTAAGATGTGATGAAGGagtagaaaaatattatgggACTATTTCTTTTAACACAGATGAATTACaacaatttaaaatattaaggaAATCATTGAAGAACAAATTAAACCTAACATATGacaacttttttaataatttaaaatcattttatagttctaaaaagaaatatttagaatatataaattttaaatttattaatccATATGTTAGCAATACtttcaatataaaaaagaattattctGAAATATCTAAACAGAAGGCAAGTGATGAATTCCTTAAGAATTTAATTTCCtttgataaaataaagtatgtGTCCCAAAGAATGGAAAGAGGTTATAGTGTTCTATGTGACCtggaaaaaaatt TCAAAAAGGTCGAAGATCGATtcattatgtataatttattaaggGATAATATAATTGAATCAGAAGAAAGTCAAGAGgttataatatttgaaaCAGAAGATAAAGATATCTTCACTTATGATTCCATATATTCTAGAGATATTCAAATTATGAGTAACAATTTTGAGATGGAGATTTTAATGAATGAGAATGGTATTGTAAATGagaatgatatatatttctatctaaataaatataatccGGTGCATTTAGAATTGCAGAATAAGggtataattaaatatgcttttatttatacatggttatcaaaatatttcactaatagtaacaaatataaaaatttttatcctCATTTTTATCTAGCAAAATATCGAAATAACTCAGAAGTGGGCATACATaatatcaatttttattCTCCTCAACATTACAGCTTCATAGAGAAAAATGACAAAAGGTACAACAATTCCacaaatgaaaacaaaaatagcACATGGAGcaaattttataatgtaCATGAGAAGCAgtcaaaattaaaagaaaaaaataaatccaaatataataaagcaAGTGATCACTATTTTGGATCTCACATATCAAATGAAACATTGTGTAAATACAATATGGCATGtaggaaaataaaagacGAGGGAAATgttatatacacaaaaaacAGTAGTGCATTGTCTTTTGTCGAATTAAAAGCAAAATCAAAATCAGATGATAAAAACATGGGAGAAAGCTATAGAAAAGTAGCTCCAGGATCCGCTAATAGTGAACAACAAGGAGGAGGAGGTAGCAACAGTAATGCTAATGTAAATGatactaataaaaattcaGATATTACTGAAAGCGGTGTTAATGATAGCAATAACGATAGAATTAACAACAGCAATGTTAATACTAGTAGCAATAGCACTGTAAATACCATTCGTGAGGAGAGGGATAAAAATGAGCATATAATTAACGAAACAAGGAAGACTGATATCTTCAAAGACAAgtatgatataaatattgatCTTACTAAAGAGAGTAAAGAGAGGGATATTAAACGTCATAATTCTCCAGTTAATAATACTAAAGTTCAGAGTACTTCAAATATTAAGGGAAtccaaaaaaatgaaaataaagacaAAGATAACACTGAGAATGAGACCAATAACTCGAATTCTAATTCTTCCTATATATCTGGTGTTTTAggatatatgaaaaaagtaaaagatatattttctaatgACACTAAAAGTATACCTTTAAGTACTAGTGCAATGATAACAGCTGATAGCGTTGCTAATGTTATGGCTAATGTACTAGCTAGTAGTAAACTACTTCAAGATAGAAATACTGAAAAAAACTCTACTTTTGATAAAGAttcatcaaataaaaaaaatgtatctGATAAGGAGTTAACAAATAAGGGAAAATTAAGTGTCAAAGAAAAGTCATTATCCAATGAAAATCCTTCATTGGCTGAGAAAATCTCACAAGAACAAGTAAAATTAGAACaagagaaaaaggaaaatgagCAAACAATAACAGATCAAATAGCGCCAtctattcaaaaaatatatgatgaaaaagCCTCATCGGAAAAAATATCAGCAACAGACAAGGAATTAGAAAATGAACAGAATGATGTatttgaagaaaaagaaagaattgATAAGCCTTATTCCACTGATATAGAATACCCATTagatcaaataaaaaaagaatctGAAGAAGAGAGTAATACTAATGAACAACCCCTATCAGAAGAAAATGTTAAATCCGATGAACAGTCTCAAACACATGAATATTTCAATGATGACGATATAATTTCACTTGAAAAGAAACTCTTCCCTGATAAATCGTTTGAATATGAGGATGAATCTTTGAATGATCAAAAATCTGAGCCATATGGaactaataattataatgaaaattcttTACATCAACAAGTGCATAATTATGGTCAAGATTATCCACAAGACGTAACTTCTCTATTAAAAGGTAGTAAACAATCTGCACGTAAATTTTTTGGGCTGTccaattataatattaataaatatatgaaccaacataatattaatgaaaatttaaatgataaattttttgagaAACAAGATGATTTAACTATctatcaaaatatattagataaGCATCCTAATAGAATGATTGTTGGTCTACTTGAAAAAGAAGCAGAAGATATGTTCATATTAAATTGGTTATATGGAAATGACATCTTATGTGTTATTAGATCTAGCGATTACAATGaattgttttataatatgataaataGAGATTACTTAAAAATTCTAAATGTCTTTAAATTAAGAAATGATAACCAAATGTCTGTTATTTCTAAAGACTCCAAAGGGATATTAATTAATGCTAATTTTCATCCTCATTATTCagcattaaaattttttttcaatgacAAATATAACAACAACGTTTTTGAGGAAGAATTAAAGTCATATTTGCTTTTAGTACATTATTTACTAAATTCTAACATTAGTCCTTGTAAGAATTACAAAAACGTTAAGTACTTTTACAATGAAGATACTTTTAACATAtctaatttacattttattaataataaattattcttacTAGTTTCTGAATGTGCCTTAGAAATTCTTCACTGGAATATACCTACTggaataataagaaaaaatgaaaattatacaaatacatCTATATTTAGTagagtaataaaatatgtaagtaaaaatatacatcaTTTTGGATTTaaattaagaatattaaatgaagagGATGCAGTTCACTTTGTCATGAATAACCGTGATATAATGGATAATGATTACGATGtaaaatatgatttttttttaaaagtagcTTCTAAGTTATACTATTTACAATCATTAGGTCTAATTCATAGAAATATTAAGGCagataattattttgttcaaaAAAAGCAAGCACACAGTAAATATATCGATATCTTATTAGGagattttaattatattatagaaGAAAGCAGTTATGGAACATTCAGAGGAAGTTCAATATATTCATCCCCTGAAAAATTAGATTCATATTTTAACAGGaccatatataatttaaaaagtgaTGTTTTTTCTCTAGGTTTAAGTTTAtctactatttttttaaaacgaaattttttttttaaaaatatagaaaggAAATTAAAATTCCCCGTGGGGAAATACACAGTAAGCATTCTTAAGAGAAACCCTATGGTGTTATTATGGATAAAAGCTGTGAATcctttcataaaaaaaaggtttaatatatttaaatatagatCTTATTTGAAAGTCAGTGTGCATGAGTTAGAGAAAAGACTTtctaaaaagtatatatacgaATGGTTTGAAGGGAAATGTGAATCTATTGGGTACAAAGAGGAAAGTTATCTGCAATCGCTTTTTATGAAAACGCATGATCGAACGATGAATAGATGGAGTAGTGATATTATAAGCAGTAAAGGAGAAGATCAGAATAATTTTGATAcgtgtttttttaaatatacaatgaATGCGAGTGCAGAAAAAACAAGTTTTAGTAATTCATCAGAGGGGTCTCATAATTTTTAcgataatttgaaaaaagacGATGACAAAGGTAAAACGATGTCTAAGTTCCTTTATCAATTTCCTACgtatgaaagaaaaataaacacCATTTCAGTTAAGCATGAAAGCACAGATGAAGATTTTTACCGTAGAACAAAGGATACTACTGCAGAGAGTGTTGACAAAAGTGATAAATTAGATAAAACTGAAAATGAATATGATTTTACAAATGCTTCTAAcattaatttgaaaaattattccagaagaaagaaaaaaaaaaagattccAAAGGCATATATATCTGAAGAAtcaaatgttaataaaataccATATGGtgataaattagaaaatacGATAGATTATTCAAGTTtagatgaatataatatgaagaaatatatgtatgcttgTTATACGTTTAAAAACGGAATCGTAGGAACAATCATGAAAATATTCTCCATTGAATTTGAAGCATACAGACCAGAgatatttgatatatatttactactTAAAAAAGAGCTGACCTATTTAGAAGATAAGgatgataatattaaaaatacattatctATTTTACGAAATATTTCAGAACCTGATATAAATACCATATTGAGAGAAAGATTATTTGATAGatattataacattaaaaaaaatatcattttaaaGGCTTTGTTATTCTATGGTTATTTCagtatatatgaacatttatcgtatgaatttaaattatatgaattggAGAATTTTCCCttaaaagaaatgaataaTGACACGTTTGAAACTATTATAAATAGATGTATGGAGAGAGTGAATTTCAGTGAATTCAGTAATTTGCTATTAGTtcaacatatttataataattatcagaaagaaaaaatatattctaatatatatattaatttatatactgTAGAGGattctatttataatatagaCACGGATAAAATAACTAGTTTCAtaagtaacaataataaaaatagatttATCGATATTGATTTCAAaggtaaatataattttttattatatatgagaAAGGAAGCTATGGAAAGTAGAGCGTATCATACTAAtctaaatgaattaaaaacaCCCCCCTTAAATGTGGACTATAGATCAATACGCTTAGCGACTAACGAATATAATATTCCTTTTATAAATTCCTTTATTATAAGAATAGATAACTTTGCAATAaaagatatagatataaatttGGCTGTATTgcttaataatatattttggaGTCTTAAAGGTAAGTGTAAATGTATTAattatacgcatatacaagaagaatttgaaaaaaatgactTATTATCAGAAGACAAAATTAGGATTACCCAGATAGACTTACATAAGCCAATAGGTACTGTTCttaaagaattaattaaCGAAGAATCCGAGTTATCagttaatgaaaataaacaatttaatGTTCTTTCATTTAAACCTATGAATATTCAGTTAGATATTGTTCTCAGAAATAGTTTACATTTAATTGATAGAAAAACAGTCATAAGTTGTGcaagaaaattaaataagaaagCAGAGATTTATATTCCTAGCATTTCATCTATTAGGAAAAACGAAAcagtgaaaataaaaatagatttAGGTTCATCTAAGTTTTTTTATCTATcctttaatatatcattgtTAAGATCACAAGAAATTTTAGTGAAAGatatagtttattttttatatagaaattataaatCCGAACTTGATAGAACAATCGCATATTCCAGTATACGTAGAAATAAAAATCGGTCCAAATTTAACTGCCTATTGatgaatgaatataatacatttttttataacaatcTCACGGGTAATCTTATAAAAGAAACATCCTTTAATAAagttatttcattattatacaatATAGAACTAATGGAGCCTAACTATGTTATTAAAGCATCTATGAATTATTACAACAATAGGGGAAGGGACAATGGGTTACTACGCCTCGTTACAATTCATAAtgttatttatgaaaaaagagGAGTTGATTCTAATGAAGCTGAATATTTCTTAGAACTATCGAATGGTGTTTATTCTGAGGAGTCTAATCAAAATATCGATAGCgataaattaaaactttCTAAGCAAGATTGCTTAAGAGTtcggaaagaaaaaaatatgataagaGTAAATGATGAGGAATCTAGTTACCATTATGGGACAGTTGAAtgcttacattttttaaataaaaaggttatacctttttttaatgattatAATACAACAAATGTTTTTGATCAGATAGTTATTCCGTcctcatttatatttataaataaagataaaaagggaaaaaatggaaactTTATACATAGTACTAAAACAGTAAATTTCAATATTGTTTctaatataatgaatttacaaaaatatcaaaaagaAATGTATACTTCTTCggattttttatattcaattTTGCAATGGTTTTTGTTGGATAAACCGTACGATAAAAATGATAGATGTAATTTTATAACTCATAAAAGCAATACTTCAATTTATGACATGGTATTAAGTATCACAACAGCAAAAGAAactaaacatatattatataaaaataatgaggatgtaataaaatttctcttttatattatcttaAAGGACCATGATATTAATCAGTACACATCTGAATTTATAATGTCAGCTATTAAAATgcacaatttaaaaatttcttttgttttgaaGAATGAATCTAACTACATATTCCCagatatacaaaatttaGATAGCCAATTTAATGag AGCTCAAATGTGCGAGTTATTAATTGCCTGAAACAactaaatggaaaaaatgtaaCCTTACTTGGTGATGGATTTGatgaagaattatatattcctttaaGCGTAAATTTcttgaataaaaatattatatataggaTATCAAAGgatacatttaataaaatgatatataattttaccaGTCATGAAATCACCATGAAATACAGCAAGGAATTATTTAAGTGCATTTTATCACCCTTAACTGAAATTGAAATTAAATTTcgatatttatttttaagtgaTTTAAGCTATTATGTAGATATTccgaataaattaaaaaagaataataaatcatttttagTTACAATGAATCCAACATtctatgaaaatttaaatgaaaaatgtaatttcCATGGGAATAATTGTTCTTCCGCTGTAGAAGAAATTATTAGTTACATTAATAGCACTTTTATGGAGCCAGTTTTTGttgttaaaaat gtaataaattattttttaaggaaaaagaTTCGTGGAGTTCTAAGAAAGGCGaaatatagaatatttaGCTAA